Sequence from the Cryptococcus neoformans var. neoformans JEC21 chromosome 1, complete sequence genome:
GTAGCCCCCAAATTTTGGGTAATGTGGTTCGCCGATTGGGTCACAGAGGCAGGGGCAGGATTGACAGAGGGTCGAGCGGAAGtagagatggaagcagaTGGTGCGCCAAAGTTGAACAAGTCATTCATGCTGTTGCCGGCCGATGCAAACGACATGGAGTCGGGCTGCGAATTGAGTAGAGTGAATGGACCGCCTTGATTCTGGTTTGTATTCTGGCTGAGAAGATTCCCCACGTCGTTTGGATACAGGCTTTCCCAAAGAGCGTTGAACTCGGACTGATCGGCAGAAGGAGGCGAAATGACACCAGATGAATTGGAGTTGGAAGACATGGACTGCTGTCCGTTTGAAGCGGAGGGGTATTTTTGAACAGgttgagatgatgaagaaggcgggGGAACGGGTATTGCACCGAGAGCATACGTATTAAAATGATCGGAAAACAGAGCGGGAGGAGTGCGATCTGAACTGCGGAGGGACACGAGAGACTCTGAGCTATTATCACTGACGGTGTTGGTCGATGAATGGCGGTGAGCAAGCATAGGAACATCATTAACGCTCTTCAAACTATCATCGTTGTTACTCTGTGGCGGTGTAAGAGGTTTGGGATTCTGGGGAGCGGGAACGGAAAAGTTGCCATTGTTGCTGTTTGTAGAGCTGCGACTGTTAACGGGCATGGAGAATGTAAATGCGGACTGCTTGAGAGCGACATTTTCTTCCTGCAGACGCTTGAGGATGCCCCGGAGGTTTTCATTTTCAATCTGCGTGCCGTATGCTTTGTTTTCGAGCTCTGCCACCTTGTCCTCGAGCTGCTGTTGCATCAGTCTATCGGCCCAAAAGAAGATACGGATACTCACATCCTTGACTTTGgcctctctcctctccctgaATGCCTTTTGAGCAGCGCGATTCTGCTCCTTCCGTCGTTCGGACTTGTTCAgctctctctttccatcacCTTCACCTCCGCCGGATTTTCgacctcctttcctccctgAACCAGAGGCCGAGCCGGCGGCAGCTCTGCCAGCCCCGTGCTGTTTCTTGTCCTCGTGCCCCGATGGAAGATCCGAGTCCGAAgctgagaaggaaagaaaaaaagagtcaacaggggaaagagagtgcggacgagaaagactaaccatcctcgtcgtcgtcgtctaCTACCGCACTCGGCCTGCCGGCCTTCCGCTTGTTCGCTCCGTTGCCGGCGAGCGTGTCCTTGTTAGCTGGGTCGTCTGCTGGACCGAGGGCGATCTCTGGGGTGAGAGAGTCGGAGTCGTCGGAGGGGGCGGGGTGTTCGTTGAGCTGGGAGTCGTGTgtggaggcggagggggGGGTGTCCTCGGGGGTGTCGCGGCCTGGGACGGGCatgttgttgaagagggCGGCGGGGGGCGCCGACGTGGGGGCGTCGCCCGGGGAGATGTACTCGAGGAACGCGGCGGTGTTGGGGGTCAGTGCGGAGTGCATCGCGGCGGgcggggaggaagaagtgatgGGAGAGGTTGATAGAGATGCGGGTGGCGACCGGAGTTGCAGACACGCGGGACGCATTAGTCGCACTCTGCCCTCCATTAGTACGAAATACTAATAAGCATTACAAACTATCTTGTAATCGCTGAGTAATCCCTCGCTTGCGGGTGCCACCTGGGCAAATCCCGACGCCGCCCCCCGGCCTCCGCCGCCGTCGCGTCTTCTGTTGCTACActtgtcctcttccatgCACTCGGACCCGCATTGTACGCCAGCGCACTATGAACAACCAAAACCAGCAGCCACCGGTCAACCTCTCGGACCCGCATCTACAGGCCcgcctcgccctcctcgcaGCCCAGCAACAGGGCCTTGCAGACCGGCAGCCAGTCTCCCAAGACCACATCGCAGCAATGGCTGCTGCCATGGGCTCCATGCAAGGACAGAACAGGGATGCCATCATGAAGCAGGCAAGCTACTTCTCCCACCGTCCACGGCCACCGCTCACGTCTCACAGTTACAAGCGCTCCAGAACTCACAAGCCCACCGCGCAAAGCTCGCGGCTCAACAGACAGCCAACCAGCAGCCGCAGCCCGGACCTAGCGCCCCATCGCCTGCAAACCAGCCGGGTTTATCTGCACCATCGCCGATTACCgcaccctccccctccaaCCCCCTCCATCAAGATAGCTTTCAACATCCGGGCATGCCCAGATCTGGCTCAGGCGATAATCTTTTAaatcagcaacaacaacagcagcagcagcagcaacaacaacaacaacagcaacaacaacaacaacaacaaccgTTCATGTCGCAACAGCAACGCGAACTGTTTCTAGCACAACAACGAGCTCATCAGCAGCAAAGCATGGCTGGACCATCTGATGGCTCTGTTCGTCCACCATCACAGGCTCAGCCAAATTTACCCGGTCAACCTCAAGGCCAGTCACCACGACAACCGCTCAGCCACGTGCAACAGCGACAAAACTTTTTAAAGACATTTATGGGCTACTTTCAAAATATCGGACAACAGCCGCCCCCAGCCATATTCGATAACGgcgaaagagaaggagcgTTCAAAGTTGGAGACGGATGGATGGACGTCATTGATCTGCTGATGGCCGTCATGAAGGCCGGTGGTATTATGAATGTAGGTGCCTTCATCGAGTCTTTTAGCATTGCCTTGATCATCCTTTCTACAGGCGATGCAACAGCCAGCAGACAGTCCCACATGGCGCAATCTTTTAGCAGTCAAGAACATCCCCACGACTCTCCCTTACCCCATCCCTGCTCCCAAGCCCCCCAATTCAGATCCTAATGCCCCTCCTACAATGACGACCGATCCTGTCCAGTACCTCACCGCTGCCTACTTTGCCTACATCCACGGGTTTGAGACACATATGCAAAAAACAAGGCAGGCTTCGTATGCTAGGCAACAGGCAATGGCCATCGCCCAAGGTAGaccgcctccaccgccacccGTCATGCCTAGCCTGGCCGGTTTCAGACTTCCAGGACAAGCCCCTAGCCCTGCAGAAAGTTGGTCATCAGCCCAGGCACAGACACCAGCTCCGGCCGTCCCTTCTTTACCGCCACCCCTCAATACATCAGCACAACCACCACCTGCCTCCACCGCTCCCACGCCTACTCATCCCGCGCCTTCACCAAGTGATTCTTCTACAAAATCTTCGACTACATCTGGCCCACCTCGAGCGAGAAAGGCATCcagcaaaaaggaaaagaaggatcTGTCTGTCAACACCAATGTGCCAAGCCCAATTGACGGAGAAGCAGAGACGCCTACGGGCAGTTCTGGcgggaaaaagaggaagaggaagaatgcgAATGCACCTCAACCAGTATGTTCAAGGCATGCTTCAATGCGACAGTTTCTAAATTTTTAATTTTTTATAATAGGAAACCGCCTCTACACCCGCTCCGCCCCCAATTGTTTCTACTCCTGCCCCCGAACCTCCTGCGGAACCAACCAAGCGAGCACGCTACCGTGTCGAATACCGTCCCATCAACTTTCCTGTGCAGACATTTGCCGGCTGGGAACCTTCCATGgtctcctccactttcccTAAACACTCCCTTCGACAAGGTACCCGCCCTATCCATGATCTCGCAGTGGTCGACATGGAGGCCATATTGATGGGCCTGAGAAGCCGTATGCCAAAGGAACTGGGTTATGCGGTCACAGTTTTAAATATGCTGTCAATGTCGCACCCCGAAGAGAATATCAACGGCCTGCCGCTGCATCACCTGAGAGAGATTTTCATCGAGCTCTTGGATTTGACGGAAGAGGCCGCATTTGGGGATGGAGGGCGGAGTGGATGGCTGAAAAGTTGGCATGATCTGAATGACGTCAAGGAAGAATCGGCTGCCGACGATAAGAACAGCTGTATGGACAATCTGAACAAGATGCCGTTTTTCGAACTAGAACGATTGGGAAGGGATTTTGATTTCTCGGTATacaaggatgaggaagagtatcaatggagaaaagaggaaacgAGCGGGAGCACTGGAATCGTTCTCGCGTGTATCAATATGCTCCGCAACTTTTCGATGCTTCCAGACAATCAAGAACTCATGGCATCCTATCCTCAAATGATCAACCTCTTAGCTTCCATCTCAGATGCCCGATTGTGTCGTTTGCCCGGAGAGAATTGCACCAAAATCAAACGACCATTTTCCATCATAGAACTCGCCCGAATCCGCCGTGATTGCGTCAGCATCCTTGTCAACATTGGCGAGTACGTTGAGCTCCCTCGGGTaccctcgtcttcaagcCTTGCCATCTTCCGACTCTTATCCACCTTTATCGCATCAGGCTGGGAGTCCAATGCCCTTAGTGAGCCTGTTTATGGTCCCACgctttcatcatccatccgCGATGTCGGTCCGCCCACCGTCGTCCCATCCATTGACCGTGCCCTCGCCgctttttcccttcttgcccAACCAGATGCAAATCGCGAGGCACTGGGGTCGTCTGTTCCCCCTTCAGAGCTGATAGACATGTACGAGTCCCTTCTCAAGCTCTTACCCGTCACCAAACGCCAATTCGAAGCGATGCATAGCATCGAAGAAACCTTGGGCTACAACGAAACACTAGCCCTATGCCTTTACTCCCTggcctttctctctcccttgCATGTCAGAGCAAGTATGCGCAACGTACCGGGAAGCGTACCGCTTCTCACCCGCATCATCTTTGACACCGCTCTTCAAAAATCCGACTATCGCTCAAACCCTTTCGGAATCCTCTGCCGTCGCTTATGCGAAACCCTAGGCGTCCTCAACGGGACCGTCTCGCCAGCAGGCACTGTTGAAGGGCCATCTGGGATGGGATTCGGCGCAGGAGGGATCGAAGGTAGCGGCTGGAAGTTTGCTAGTGGAAGGGTGGAAAACGGATGGTTGGCaggtaaagaagaaggtgtgTTGGGTGCTATTTTAGGCGTAAAAGGAATGAGTTGGGCCGCGTTGGGAGAGCTGGACGGTATGGTCTGGGGTGGTGATTCGATATAAATAAAATaatgataataataataatagaGTGGATAATAATAGAGTGGGCTATAATTCATTCATGTCGTGTAGTATAATTATATGTAGTAGTCAGCCACGCACGGATGTGGTGTAATATAGCTTAGCTGGGGTATAAAATAGTGGAAGTCATCTTCTATATATGTATCATTGACCCCATGAAGCTCAAGGATAAAGTACCGGGatgagaggaggaagccTTTGGTGGTGAAAAGCTGTTTGATATCCTCCAGTTTTGTCGTCTATATGATCGATTCaacaaaaggaaaaaaaagaaaaaggaattGAAAGGATTTAAAAAGTAAAAACAGGAGCAGGCAGGACTCGAACCTGCGCGCCTGACGGCATTCGATGAGGAATTTCAAAATTCTAATCGAACCGAGTAACCACTGTCGCACTACTCCAATTGGTGTTAGGCTTAATTAAGGATCTATCTAGTAAACAAAGCTTTACTCTATTGTTTTTTGTCTGTTATATGTAAGGCTTTTCGCCCTTGATGTATAGTCTGCAACTATCATGACTTGGTGTCTCCCAAATGCCAACACCTGGAAATACCATCAAGCTTAATGTTGGATTGTGCTGAAACTTGGTGGAGCTCCGGAATTTAAACCTCAAAGTTGTCAATTCTCGTAATAATTTACGACGCGGAGCACAAATTGTTGAAAGTTGTTGCTGCCGGCTGCCCAGCTTgaatctctttcttccacatcATTCTTCCCCGTGTTCACCTCCTGACCCCAGTCTTACTCCATTTTTCACCCCCGGGTGTCGCCAATATCAAGAAGCACAAGGTTTACGAAACAAATTCGAAGCCTGGCTACTCCTCGACCCGATTAATCTCCTCGCAAACTTGCGATCGTTCGGTCATCAACCCACCATTTACGCCTCTGCTTTACGACTTGTCAAGGGATTTTATATTTCAACAATCACGATTGTCGTCCGAAAGGGGGATTTTTATCAGCAACTTGACTAGCTACACACGACAATACTGAGGTTGTGCTCAATCCTACCATGGCCCATTACGTCCCAACCTCATTCAAGCCCATGCGGTCTTTGGTGGCGGCAGCAGGTATACAATTgtctccatctccgtcttcGGACCACAATGAGGGGACATTCGAAACCGAAGATGGGGAGCTGCTCTTGGGTAATATCATCATAGATGAGTTCCCAGCAGATGGTGACCGTCCACCTGTCAAAGGTGAACATTTTCAACCACCTGGGCTATTCAACACATCTATGATGCCGACGATTGTCACCACAGACGGCAAGTTACATGTGGAACTCAAGACAAAAGATGACAAGGCAGCCATCTCCGAGAAAGGTCAGGGAGAAGGGCTGATGTTACCTCAACATGTACTGTTGGAGACTTCTTCGGCTGTGCAAGCCgctgaagatggtggtgatgacggggaagaaggagatcACTCATTAGGAGGGGATGATTTCTGGGAAGGCCTTCActttgttgatgatgatattATCAGAGTAGGTCGAAACTGTAATCCTTTGCAATTATCAGCCTTGTTGACTTGGTTGGTACAGGGTTCAAGAAGATACTTTAATCCTGAGCCTGAGGATAACCTGGAAGTAGAAGCGACCTTTCTTGCGACAGCGGATTCCAGAAAGGTCTGTCAAAATTGCAAGCGCCCCGGTCACCAAGCTTCAAAGTGTCCACATATCATTGTACGCAGATTGCTTTTAATGTGCTTCATCTCCCAGATGCTAACATATTTGCAGTGTACAACCTGTGGAGCCATGGACGAGCATGAGCGTCGCGATTGTCCGCTTAGCAAAGTTTGCTATGGATGCGGTCGACGAGGTCATCACAAATCCGAATGTCCAGACCCCATTTCCAGGAATAAGCGATGGGCAGGTTGTGAACGATGCGGGAGTAGAGAGCATACAGACAAAGTAGGACATAATCTTTTCATTCTGTATCACGTCTTTTCCCGTGCTTATGTATGCGTAGAACTGCCCTACTCTGTGGAGGATTTACACTTACCGCTCAGATTCCGGCCGACGTGAGACAATCAAGCTGAAAGAAAAAGCCGAAGGATGGGTGAAGGAGGCCATCGGCGGCGACGCGATGGAGGATTGGTGCTACAACTGTGCTAGAACAGGTCATTTTGGTGATGTTAGTCATTCCATCAGGTGTAAAGGGTTATCGAATCTGGCCGAATCTGACCTCTCATAACAGGACTGTCCCCAACGCCGTGGTTCTCTAGTTCGGCTTACGGCTCCTTCGGCATTCTCGCGAGAGATTGCACGACGCGGACCGTTCTTCTCTGCTCCAAAATCTTTCTTACCTAATCCCACTCATTCTCgatgggaagatgacgacCCTTCGGCCATACCCTATACTAGTGCTTATGACTCGTTTGCTGGATCCAATGCTGGTCGTAGAGGgcgagaaaaggagaagcaaCAAATGATGGCACGCGATACCGATTTtaatgatgaagacgattGGTTCAGTGGTGACCGAAATCGCAATATTGGAAAGGGCGCCGGCACGCCACGAAACAATCcacgaggaggaaggggtggGAAACGTCCTTGGGATTCAGAAATGCgagggaaggaatgggACAGGGACAGATACGACCGTGAACGGGCTTCCCGAGAATTCTTTGATCGAGATCGTGAACCTCCTCGCTCTCGTGGGCAAGCTCCTCCTAGACGTCGATCTCGTTCTCCCAATCGCCGAGATGGCTCTCGTGACAATGCTGTCCAAGAGACTGCACCTAACTCTGCTCCACCCAAAGCAGTCTATAGGCCCGCGATCAACATACGAGACCGGGCGATAGATTCCCCTTCTGTGCGCGAAGGTGAACGCGGAGCAAAAGCCGGATCGAAAGCCTTAGTGTCCCGCGCCTTGAGCGGCCAGAATAGTAGTAACTCTACACCTCGTGGCCAAAGGTCTTCCAATTCGCCTTCGgcccttccatccttaCTGAGTAGAATTGAATCACCCACTCCTTCAAATTCAACTTCGCGTAGCAGGAAAGGTCGTGGGAAAGAACAAGAACGGGACTGGGAAAACGAGTGGAGAAGACGGGGAAACGGTGGCGGCAAAGTGGCTAATTGGGGAAAGGATCTTGACAAGGAAACCGAGGGGTTgtccttgaagaagaagacaaaggatGACATAAGTAGAGGGAGTAGCGGGCAGAAATATTACGGCGGTTATATGTAATGTGACCTCGTACAGCCTGCGTTTGCCATACTCTTACCGTTTTTCTTGTCCTTTGCACAGTCGAATCTTCTTTTTACAATAATGTTGGATTCTTAATCAACTTGCTTCGCCATACTGACGACAGGCTGTACACTACAGTGGAGATCTAGCAAAGTATACATGGTTTTGAAAGTCCAATCCAGCAATGTCGAATCGCTACTCGACTTCAAGAATGGGTACTCCATGCATGCGTACTGAACGCGTGCGAGCAAAATGACTGTCTTGCAGATGATAAGCAGCTGTACTTATAAAAGGGGGGAATCCATTAGTGATGCATGGACAATGAACATGGTATAATGGACGAAATACTAGGATACAACTCTGGGTATGAATTTAAAGTGAAAACACATGAAAGACGCCAATTTATAATAATAATGTGCTTCGAAAAGCAAGGACAAAGCGAACCATAGGGACCTAGCAATGATGGCCCTTTTTGTTACTATACAACGAACGAATATCCAAAAAGATTATTTACAAGCGATCACCATCGCATCTGGAACCCATTTTGTTTACGAGTCTGCGGATTTGACATGAATAATTGAGAACTTTGATTTGAACTTGAAGAGGTCTTGTCTGTAGAGCTAAGAGGTGAGAATTGAGACTTAAAAAGGGCCATTTGTTCTGTCATCTCTTGCTTGCGCCTCGCCGCATTGGCCTCGTCGAGTTGTTTCCTCTTTGTGACCATCTCTACAATGTTGTCATATTTGGAATTTTCTACGTGCCCTAATGTACCGATCAGCGTCAATGCAATAGAACAAGCGCCATATAGTACTAACATCCGTTAGAACAGAATCGACTTTGCCGAGGGTTGTGGACTGCGTTTCCACATCTTTCTCGGTCGACGTTGATGGCTTGGCAAGTATGCTATCATTCATATCGTCATCAGCATACCCTCCATCCGCCATGTCATTGCAAACCTGGGCGACTGAGAGGAAGGCTTGTGTGCCGAAAATCCTCCCGTCGTTAAAAATGTTCGTATCCGCCCAACTTCACAAATTACAGGATTGTATAATACTGAGATTATTACCACTTACAATAGAGCAGTAAATGGTGCCGCTGCTTTGCGGCCTAAAACAAGTCCCAAGCGGGGTAAGGCAGCACTAAAGAGATTCCGAATCAGCTGACACTGTTTATTGAAAAAAGCAATCTGGAGCACGTATCGGCGTAGACGACAAAGGATTGACTGGGCTACAAGTGCCAATGGTGACTGGCAGCATTGTTTACCCAAAAGTGTGTTATGTATCACATTACTTATCGGAACTTAAGCCGGAGGAAGATAGAGCACGAGACGAGAAGATTTGACATATGGCATCCTTCCATGGAACAGCCGGCTATAGCAATAATGGTCACTTACTAAGCTGGCTTGCCACTCCAAGATTTGGTCCCTGCCAATAGGTCCACGCAGCATCCTGCTGGCTTTGCTGGGTTTTTGAGTAGCAATCTGCTGCCCAGTGGCGGGTACAGGAAgctgggatgaagatgagactGGTTCCTCCTGAGCTGGATTTCCGTAAGACATCTAGTCAAGAATCAGGGATGAAGTGAGAATGAGATAGTTTGTTGAGTTGTCGAAGTTGGGCTTTTGTTTGGTTCCAAAGCTAATAATGactggaaggagagggccttcatcaacaagcaTTCAGGCAGGGTAAGCTAACGTAATGAGGAAGGGATCGCTGGTCACTTGCGAAAGGAGCTGATAGACAGGAGATCAACATACTTATATTGTCCACGGGATGAGTCTGAGAGAGGAATGGGGAAGGACTGGAAAGGGGTGTgtgggaaggatgggaagggcACGCGTAGCTGTAGCTTTCGCAGTGTGCGCGTCGTGAATCCAAAGCAGCTGCCTGAAGCGCCAGTATAGGCCGAACTGTACTATAGAAAGGAATTAACCAAGGAGAAGTAAGAGTAGAGCGTTGGCGACTTGGAAGAGTCGTTCAACCGTGCGAGATTCAGGCTTAAAAAATGTCTTGCCTGCATCACTAGCCCATCAGTAATCAGCGAAGATCATCGCTAGCCGCGGCCCCATGTCAAAGCCTAGACATCTCACCCCCAATTATATCAAACCAAAGGACCTGCCAACATCATACATCAATCTCACCTCTTACAGCAGCATATCCGTTTCAGACCCGACGCGTCGCGAATCCAGAGGCCATGCCTCCTTTCGTCTCTTATCCGGCGGAACCGCCCAGGTGCAGTTCACGGCTATCGCACTACGCACAGTGCTCTCATCCTATTGGTACTCAGTATAAGGCCAGTCAATATCTATCAGAAATGACTGGAAGCAGACATCAGCACTTACCGGGAGGTACGTACTGAGCAACTTATCTGGAGAACCTGAAGATAAAAGTACGATAGCCTGTCGCCCTACCCTGCAGCTCTCAAACATTCGTCAGATCTGAAGTGTACACGCTATCAGACTACTGAGAAAAAGTGTCTGCTGGTTTCTGGTGTCAATATGACAACGTAAATTTGTAGTAACCCCCTTTGAGCTTCCGATGCCCGATCATGCGACGCCCGGAAAGGAGATGTTGTTGCGCTATTCTGTTATCGGGTACGGCGTCATTCGACATTTACCATTCGAGTCCAATGTTTAGTAGCTCGTCCGTTCCAAAATGCTCGATTGTCGCATATGCCCCACTTCACCAGTAGTACCAGGCGATTCCAGTGCCATCGTTTATCTCCTGATCCCTATTCCAAGTACCCATCTGCGATTGGGCGAAGAATCAATGGGGCCCGATGGTCGAATAAATTCCTTGAATTCTAGG
This genomic interval carries:
- a CDS encoding mRNA-nucleus export-related protein, putative, producing MAHYVPTSFKPMRSLVAAAGIQLSPSPSSDHNEGTFETEDGELLLGNIIIDEFPADGDRPPVKGEHFQPPGLFNTSMMPTIVTTDGKLHVELKTKDDKAAISEKGQGEGLMLPQHVLLETSSAVQAAEDGGDDGEEGDHSLGGDDFWEGLHFVDDDIIRGSRRYFNPEPEDNLEVEATFLATADSRKVCQNCKRPGHQASKCPHIICTTCGAMDEHERRDCPLSKVCYGCGRRGHHKSECPDPISRNKRWAGCERCGSREHTDKNCPTLWRIYTYRSDSGRRETIKLKEKAEGWVKEAIGGDAMEDWCYNCARTGHFGDDCPQRRGSLVRLTAPSAFSREIARRGPFFSAPKSFLPNPTHSRWEDDDPSAIPYTSAYDSFAGSNAGRRGREKEKQQMMARDTDFNDEDDWFSGDRNRNIGKGAGTPRNNPRGGRGGKRPWDSEMRGKEWDRDRYDRERASREFFDRDREPPRSRGQAPPRRRSRSPNRRDGSRDNAVQETAPNSAPPKAVYRPAINIRDRAIDSPSVREGERGAKAGSKALVSRALSGQNSSNSTPRGQRSSNSPSALPSLLSRIESPTPSNSTSRSRKGRGKEQERDWENEWRRRGNGGGKVANWGKDLDKETEGLSLKKKTKDDISRGSSGQKYYGGYM